TTCTTCCGTCTCAATTTAATTATTCAAGACTAAATATACTGTatagtttaagatatataattattatatttttgtttattctATAGTTTTACGTGTtactttttgtttatttttttgtGTTAAATGCAACTAAGGGTATGAATGAACTTTCTCTTTTAACTCAAATGAATTCTCTTTTCTTGCATGAGAAATTTAATTGATCAAGCAGTTGCTACTACTCACATCTCGAGCTTTACTTCTTGTTGCAAATTCGTTCCAATTGAGATAAACATTTTTGCTTTGCATATGCTCCTAAAGTCTCCCTATGAAAAGGAATCTCATCGACCGATGTTCCTGAGTTGCATTCGGGAAGATGTTGATCACATTTTTATTCACCGCACTCTTGCGACTCAAATTTGGAGCCGTATCAAACTGTTCATCGGTTTGTTAATTCCTTCGTGGACTAATAGAAGACATGTGGGCTTGGATAAACCATTTCAATAGGAACATAAAGATTATTGTGAAAGTCATTATGCTTGCGACTTTATGAATCATCTGTAGATTTTGTAACAACATTCTCTTTCGGGATTCAAAGCTTTTGTAAATGTCATTTAATAGATATAGTAGCACTGTAGATTCTTTTTGGGCAAAAATCATAATAACATTGAACATATCTGATTATCAACAAGTACAACCATTACAATAGAAATTCAAACCTAGCTAAACAATCGGCATATCTACAAACCTAAACCAACGTTCCCACCAACATTATGGAACACAATCGGTTAGGAAAATAAAAACATGTCTAACACGTCAACTTATGAAAAACCTAAGTAACAATTGAACTAAAAAACAGTAAATAAATAACGACAACGATTGGGAGAATGCCCACCACCGGCGTAACAAAACAACCAAATCCGACACACCGCAAACTGGAAAACATCTATCGAATACGCCTAAAACAACAACCAAACCGTTACATGTAGATTTTTCTTTTGATTAGATTTCTAGTAGATTTCTGAAATCCAAGATTAATTGGACTTTGTGTTGCAAAactcattgttttttttttttttttcttttgtaatTTCTAGTGTGTTGCTAGTTTTTAGTAAAATTTTGCTTTAGAaaaatactacggagtattatttttgATAGATCATAGGTCGTACTTTACAACATAACAATGAACATATGGTGAATTTATCCAAAAGTTTTGTGAGAAATATATCATAACAGAGATACAAAATGCTATATAAGAAGTAGCATAACAGTGATACCAAGTGCTATATACAATGTAGAACTTGAATAACAGGTTTGAAATCAAAGATATTGAATTTCATAATTGAAAGAATGCACTTCTATAAACTGTTTACGTTTCAGTGAAACTTTATCCAACTCATTATCAACGaaattagtattagtatatatATTTGCCTCATGGTAAACTAGTACAGTAGCAAACACCACCTTGAGTATTATTCATTGCCTTGAACAATTACATAAAACTATACAACTTTTATAATCAGTGCATGTTGAAAACTAAACAGAAcactattaatttttttttaaacttactATCAaggaaacgtgtatatatatatatatattgttcacctAATGTGATTTCTTGCTGCAATGTGGAAATACAGCAGTATTATTAATGGGTAACCAAATGTCACAGTTGATATGAACCCAAAACTTAACCGAACCCAACGGGCCAACTCTCCATCTAGTCCTCGAAATCCCTTTCACATAAAACGGCATCGTTTGATTCTTTGTCAACCACTGTTGAGTCTCGTCCTGTTCCTGTTTCCCCAATGGTATCGGATAAGATTCGACCACATAATTCAACTCTTTTGTCGTATTCTTTTTCACGTCAAAGGGGTCGGCCACGAGCTGAGCAATATTGAGCCTGTTGTGTCCTAATCCAAGTACAAGTTTTGTAGCATAGAAACTAGCATGCGCCTTCAAGTTATGGTTTTCAGCTTTAACGTTGATTATTAAGCGGACAGATAGAACGCCCGCTTGGCTGTAGGCATAATTGTCAAGACGGGCAGCGTGAACGTATAGAAGAGGGACTTTGGGCCGAATAGCAAGGTATGCAACGAAAACCACGATACCGGCTACAATTATGATGGTGGCTACAATGGCACAGATGAAGGCAAAGCACCAAATGAGAGGGTTGGTGCGGCGTTGTTGTGGGCCGAGTACAGGTCGTTTTGGCATTTTGAGAAGTTGAGTGGGACCTCATAGAAGGTGATAATGAATTGTTTATGATGTGAGTAGGGTTAGTTTGATGGGTGTAGGTGAAAGGAAGGTATATGATCAAGAATGAAGATGCTATTTTGAGGTGTAATGGGAAAGTTATAATATAAGGGGTACATAGGTTACCCATATGTAAAGCTAATATATAGATTGGAATGTTAGATAGTGAGAGAATAATCTTTTATTGGAATGTAAGATTTGGTAGGAAAGTATTTGTCAGATTAAAGTGTGGTATATTTTGTGTAAATGTATTGTTCAAGATAGTTCAAGTTTAAACCTACTAACAAAACTTCTAGCAATCAGGAAAAATGTTGCGAGATAACTTGATTAGGCCGTCAGCTACAATAGAGTAGTAACTCATCATCGAGTACTACTAGGGGAAATAGCTTAGGCCCGGGGTCGCCTGCCCCCAGTGGATCGGCAAATTTTAAACTCAAAAATGTAGATTATTTTATTTTGCTCCAAACCAAAAGTTCATAATCCAAAAGCCTACATCTTTTTTATTATTGAACTCTTTACTTTAAAGGAAACACAAAAAAAGAGAAATACggagtaatttttttttcttttacattttaatagagaaaataggttgtattttcatggaagaatagaaaaaaaaaattacagtGAATGTGAacgcttttaaaaaaaatttgcCCTCGGTGAAATAAATTTCTGGTTCTGCCACCAACGGGTATGTTAACGTAAGAGGCCTTATCCAATTATTATCTATTTTAAATATTTTGTTATTCAAAATAACATTAGTTGCTAGCATCGCATGTGGAGTCTGCTTACAACAATCGTTAAGCACCTAAAAAGGCAATGAAGTGATAATATGGTATTCAACAATTAGAAACGGATGCTTTTTAAGCATAAAATCATCTCAAACTTTGCACGTGTCTCGTGAAATACTAATCAACTTTACAGAAAATATTAGTATTAAGTTTTCGTCACATGACTTAAAACTCGTCTCATGCTTTCTAGAAGAGAATGTCCGACTATTGTAGTGAGTGGTTTATGTTATGATTGCTAATGGACGATGAAGCTGAACTGTCAATACGAATAGCACATTTTCATTCAATGAAGGTGTGTACCGCTGTTCGGTCAGATATAGATACAGATAGGGgtgtaaatgagccgagctactcgagctcgactcgttaaaAACTCGATTCGAGCCAAGCTCAAACAAGCTCGAGCCCGAGCTTATTTTAGGGATCGATTACTAAACGAGCTCGAGCTTTCTTATATCGAGCTCGAATAGCTCGTGAACCTAAATGAACTTttcatttatatacattaattaatatttgtctaataataataatatactaaacaATTACATAATAGTTATAATGTTTTATAAAAGTACAGAATATAATAAGTAAATCgtattatgtattattaaaaagtatgcactaaataaaatatatatcgaaattaaatataataataatattcttaaataaaTGAGTCGAGCTGGAGCCAAGCACGAGCTTCGTTAACTTTAAACGATCTGAGCTCAAGTTTTATATGTACGCTCGAACCAAGCCGAGCTCGAGCTCAGCAAATTCTAAATGAGCTGAGCTCGGctcggctcggctcgtttacaCCCCTATATGTATACGGACATGATCTGGTTTTGCCGGTTAACTCAACCAAACCGGTCAGATTTCACAAGTTTACAAAGTCACATTATTGCCAAACTTTAGGGTAAAAAACAAAGCAAAACATTTCAAGCTCGCAAAACATTCAACCTCTTGTTTATAGAAGATAGGCCCAAATGTATTTTCATACCCTCAACATGGATTAACAGAATTTTTACTATTTTGAATTACATTACTAAGGGTGTAGCATTGTAGCTGAATTTATAAAAAGATCAGTTGGTGTATTATCCAACAGAAAGATCACTTAGCCAGTCATAAATTCTGTTTCTCCTAATAATAAGGACATTCATCTATGTAGGCAAAGCATGAAAAGTAAGAATTCACATCATACTTAAGCTACTAAATCATACTAAAGTCGTGTACGTTAACCTAGCTACCATTTACCATACGTCACAGGCATGTTCATCTTGGTAAGTATAACGTTAACCACTGGTTGAAATTTGAAAACAAATAGTTCACATCTATTAATGTCTTCGAGCACAAATTTAACAAATTAGCAGCTAACCATGAAAAACGTTCCTGCACTGTAATTAAAGTTCTTCCATCCATGTACAAAAATCACTAAAAGCACCAGCAATAACAAAAAAAATACCTCTATCAAGATCTCCATTTCTTATCAATATCCTCATATATTTCACGACCTTTTCTACCCTCCTTGAAGCAAGCGATCTTCAAATTCTCCATCGTAGACGGATAAATCTTAATCCgacctttcaacattttatcagcGTTTCTCCTCATCTCTGTTATCCTACCCATACTCGCAAGCCCATTCAATAAAGCATTTGCACTATCATCATTTGGAGTCACACTTTCCTTCTTCACATAATACCAAATCTCAAAAGCCATCTCAGGATCATAACCGTCAAAGAACATTAAAATTGCATCAGCACAATTTGCAGGAGTTGGCGCCTGTTCGTTTTTGATCATCTCAGAAAAAAACTTACCTGCTTCTTTCACCTTCTTGTTCTTTATCAAACATTGAAAGATTAAATTGTAGCTTAATGAGTCAGCGAAAACTCCAAAAAAAGGCATTGAATCAAGCATTTGAAAAGCACTATCTATTTCATTGTTATTGCAATGCAAAGCAATCATTGCGTTATACATGACCAAATTTGGGGTTAATCCACTTGTCACCATCATATCCCATAGTGTTATAGCGTTCGCAGAATCATTCTGTGTAACGAGAACATTAAGAGCGTTTGAGAAAAACTTCAAATCGGGTAAGCAATTTTTCCCCTTCATGACTTGAAGAAACTTGAGAGCTTCATCAACTTGTGACCCGTGAACTAAAGTATTCAAAAATGCCTCATAAGCCGCCAGATTTTGTGGACCCCATCCAACACGAATGACCATCTCCCCAAATATCGATTTCGCCTTAACCAAATTCCTTTCTTTCTCACACGCTAACAGTAAAATAGCATACGAGTCTCCATCTAGTTGTATTCTAGTCTTAACTTTTTCAAAAAACTCTAATGCTTTTGCATTTGCAGTCTCATTATTCTCTTTACACATAGCACTCAAAAGAGAATTAACAGTCGCAACATCGGGCACAACACCGTAACTTTCCATCACATCAAACGTCATCGTAACTTCATAAAACTTCCCGGCCTCACAATAACTCCCGAAAACCGAAACAAACGTTGCCAACGATATCACCCCCTCTTCCTTCATCGTCCTGATAACATCCCACATCGCGTCAAACATCTGATTCTTACCAAGCAAATCCACCATTATATTCCACACAAAAGGCGAATGCCTTTGCTTCGAACCAATCCACTTGAAAAAAACAACAGCGGAAGCAGGACATCCGTAAGAAAACTTAAGCACCTGTTCGACAAGCTCAGGATCAAAATGTATTGCCATTGTCGATAATGCAGTTTCAACTTCACCGGGATAAACCCTAGCTAGCATCTCACATACGCTTCTTGCTTTCGGCGATATATCGAAGGTATCGAGATACGATGGAAACGTTTTTGGCGGTTTATCATTGTGCAGTTCTAAAGGTTGACTGAATAGTGCAGTTTCCATCACTTTTAAACCCTAGGGTAACCTATACGTAtcgatcataataatattatacacAATGTATACATACAGAGAAACACATAGCAATTTCAGATTATATGTAATTGAACTGGTGAGATGTAAGATATACTAAAATCGATACAATTTTGGAAGTTGTTAATTGAGTGATAAATAAAGCCCTAACTGTATACAAGTTAGGGTTTGGTTGTTCGTATGAAGATGCGAAAACTTACAGGTGGAAGGATTGAATGTTAGATTGTGCGCGGAACTTGCTTTATTGATGTGGTACACTCGGAGATTAACCGCCCGCCGGAAAAAGTAATCCGATTGTCGGAAGTATGAAAATTAATACCCCAACCTTCAAAATGAATTCAGCGTTTTTAAAAATAAACATAACCCTAAGGTTATTCTTAAATTTTAAGACATGCTTTGattatttgtaaaaaaataaaaataaataaaaaaataaaaaaattgtacaATTTATATTAATAATCACTAACATGCAAATAATTAACTTAGGTGCGTTTAATAAAACAGAATGATTAAGTGTTGAATGATTCAAACATCTGAATGATTTCAGGGCTCTGAATGATTATAATTCTGAATGATAACTCACTGTTTGTTAATTATTCTGAATAACACTCTGAATGACATAAAATTACCATTATAACCTTATgtataattaatttaaattaaaatagcTTTATATAATAGGATTAAAACTGAATTATCTACACAtgatttattaataaaaaatttagataaattataatgtaataatatcaagaaataaataataaattttagaaAATTCAGAAAATGAATACTTAATGATACTTCATTCGTAAGTATCATAAatggatagtaataataataataaattttaaattataaacGAAATTATTTTAATCTTTAAATAAAAGAGTTTAGCCAATTTGTATTGATAGTAtataagtttaataaaaatatatagtatgTTAAGATACACAAAACTATATAGTAAATGAATTTATCAAAAAATTATCTAGACATGTTCCATATAGAACCAAACAATATTTTATCCACTGTAATATTTTAATTATTGTGTGAAAGTGGAAATGTATCAATATTCGTAAAATATATAAGGTGAAAGAAACATTAGTGGAGGTGAGGTAAGTCATGAGGGTAGCTTTGTAATTATGAACACTCTGAATAGTTAAGAGTTATCTTTAACTCTGAAAGATTTCTAGCATTTAATTCAGTTTAGAGAACACAAAATACATAATCAAACACATAAGGCTCTTACCGAATCCGAACATATCCTCTGAACTGCATCATTCAGCTGCAATCAAACATACCCTCTAATTATTTTGTACAAGATTTTTTGcacaattttttttcttaaaaatagCGGGCTATCAGTAGAAAactccaaaaaaaaaaattgaaatatgattactttttttctaaaaaaataaaaagaaacaaatgttataacaaaatgaaaatgaaaaaaaaaaaagttaaataagCACATACACAACGAGCAAAGAGCACAAAAAAACCGCACAAACACAATCCTAAACAAAACAAAATAAGAGGAACTACGACAACAAGCCTCGAGAGACAAACAAACTACACACAAGACTACCAAGCAACAAACGcaacaagaaaacaaactaaaaaaGACTCCCAAATGAAAACATAAAAAACAAAAACGAAAAGCAAACGTCTAAGGATCCGACGAAGACACCCCACAAAACATAAGATACATACTCTTCTGAAACTTCTCCACTTCCGCACTAACAACCCTATCTTTGAGGATCAGTTTTAGAAGCTTTCCATTAACTATGGAAAACCGAACGGTTATACTCTGTAACAACCCTGCTATTTTCGTTAAGCTTCGTTAACTATCCGTTAAGTTATTTAACGGTACTTACTTAAGTTTTGTGCATTTAATTTacttaaatgcatacttgattctTTGAAGGCTACAATAATTAATATGAGGATATATTAATCATAAAACTTATTTCGGATTTTGAAATACGAAGAAAACGATAAGGTTTTAAGAACTGCAAAGGATGTCTTTCGGGACTAAACACTCGGGTTttcaattaaataattatttttaataattattaactttgagaaaaacttatttaatttattatttatttaataaattaaacttGATGGATTGCTTtttaacgaccggttaacgttacgggaactcggtacggttaacggcaattagaaacgaaccacacttagtAAACAAACAAGCCAAAACATAATATAATTCACTTTTAATAGTtatcttatataattattatgtttgaagaatacttttaatttattagaatttttataGATTAAAACGCGAaaaattaacgtttagcgattcggTTCGCGTTTTCGGTTAACGAAACCTATCGGCCTACACAATAAAGGTACTAACTAGTCAAAATAAAGTCCATGGACTCCCTTGCGGGCCTCTTGGCCGAAATCACCATCCATGGGCATCCCTTGAATAAGTTTGGCCTACTTGTTCTTATAACCCTAATAAAAGAGTAAACCTAGCCCCACTTTTCACAAAAACAAAAGCGTGCATCCTCCCTCATCTTTCACGAACGACCAGCAACAGCTCCTAAACACCATCATCTAGTCACCTTCAAGAACAAGATCACCTTCAATTAGTTGCTTGCTTGCTTGCCCGATCACATATTCTTGTTCCTCGCGACGAACTCTACACATCTATCCATTCAATTTCTCTATTTAGGTAAAAATCCTACGAACCCTAATTTTAATTCTCTGATTTTTGTTAAATTAGATGGTGTATGTTGGTCTAGTGCTCAGTCCATGATTATATGTATGATATTAGTCGATAAATTGCCCGGTTTATTGTGTTAGGGTTAAATGTGTGCTACTGATATTTTAGAcatattttttataaataatatgtaTCTAGATGAAaatctatcgaaaaattaataactctgCTCGCAAGAATCGcttgattttgttatgttatgctCTAGATATGCTTGTTTGAATTTTCGACATGTTATTGTGCTTAAATCAGAAAACTGCGATTTGTGTGTTACGAATTGAAGCATGAACTGATTAACATTGGATATATAATTGAAAAACACTCAAtttggactaggatatcatgtcgtttggatttgtaaaactcgttttatgctTACTTAACCGTTTACGATAAATTTGCTAATCAACGTTTTTGGATTAAGATAAACAACcacttaacatgatttatggaaaaTAAGCCTttgtattttgaaaaattcatgatGATTACTTAATCTTTCATGTAGACTTTGTGTGCTAATTGTCTCTAGATGTCCGGATAATCGCACCCGAAAATGATTACTTAAATGGAGTCGAATCTGTCTCGTTTGTACATATAATGGCCTAACATGAAGTAGAAATTGTTTTTGGAACTTGAGCTTCTGAAAACTCTATTTTCTATGTGCTTTATGCGTGCCAAAACTATAGGTCTGGATTCTGTCTAATCAGAAAGTCCGACTTGATTGGCAAAAATGTACAAATTGGTTACATGAATTTCTTAGATCTTTTGTTAGATTAAACTTTGAGATGTTTTTGAAATTCTCCCACTGGTCTAGTATGATCTACATttttctagattaaatgagaatttttataAATTTGATGCGCGAACAGATCCtgaacttggaagatttgcatgcTACGTAAGttctaggaatcgtatgatagcgtgattggtctttttagaaagcttatgaCATGTACTTGTGATCTGGAGTTTATCATAATTTCTTGATGTGTCATTTATGAATAAATCTTGATCGTTTGCATGACTTTTGTGAACACTTACCGTAACCAAACTAGTAAACGTTAAATTGACGAACGAATGTTTGAAACTTATGAGTTGACCTTGGTTTGAATTTGTGACATCTTTGACATGACCTACTGAAttagttgacttaggttgaccaacttgaccaagttagttgacttttgtttgacttgcatgaactagttgacttttgttgacttttactttacaaGGGCATCGGTCTGAGCAATTAGGACAATTGTATTTGTGATCAACTTCTATTTTGAAATAGACTTATGTAACTACATATTGATATATCTAGGTTGCATTACTCGAACTTAATTAACCGACAAGTCGTTACTTGTGCGAActtcaagtgcactcaaggtgagtctacagtctcatACACTTTTACTTTTTAGGATGAGATAACATGTTGTTTTTAAACTGCTTTACAAATTAGACACGAGTACTAAactgaatatacatatgagttcgatCAAAAAGCCCTTAGCTTGAATATCTTAATTACATTTGTAAGCTCGAATCAtcgggacggatccgttaggtctgACAAACCTCACTCAACGAACGAGTGCTATTTACTTCGTTACATATACGCTTGATCAATGTATACTTATAGGGTAAAGGAATTCGTGTAGCATTTAACTATCcgcgggttaaagctttatattcaagtgctcataacagaTGCATACACTTTTGCAATGTTttgtacgaaatctcgtggtctaaaaaACATTTGAAACTAgatatggtattgtctacaaacatttgaaataGGACACgatgttgtctacaaacttttgatACGAAACATTTGTGGTCTaatactgataaatgtttactaATTTTTGAATACTCATTTCAGATACCGATTCCTTATAAACGATTCTGATAACTGACTTTCGATAAACGATTTCTGGAAACCATTTTCTGAAACATACGATAACCTATTTACTTAAACCTGTTGATTCACTCAGctttatgttgacccgttttgcatattttatctcaggtattaatttcttccgctgtagaactttgctgttacgtagaagtcaagccatgcactgagACCAGAGTTAACATCACCGCTAAtgaattttgacggggtgttaaatacTCGAATGAGATGAAAGCAGAATATCCGAATCTAAATCCGCTG
This genomic window from Rutidosis leptorrhynchoides isolate AG116_Rl617_1_P2 chromosome 2, CSIRO_AGI_Rlap_v1, whole genome shotgun sequence contains:
- the LOC139891484 gene encoding uncharacterized protein, encoding MPKRPVLGPQQRRTNPLIWCFAFICAIVATIIIVAGIVVFVAYLAIRPKVPLLYVHAARLDNYAYSQAGVLSVRLIINVKAENHNLKAHASFYATKLVLGLGHNRLNIAQLVADPFDVKKNTTKELNYVVESYPIPLGKQEQDETQQWLTKNQTMPFYVKGISRTRWRVGPLGSVKFWVHINCDIWLPINNTAVFPHCSKKSH
- the LOC139891485 gene encoding putative pentatricopeptide repeat-containing protein At5g06400, mitochondrial, with translation METALFSQPLELHNDKPPKTFPSYLDTFDISPKARSVCEMLARVYPGEVETALSTMAIHFDPELVEQVLKFSYGCPASAVVFFKWIGSKQRHSPFVWNIMVDLLGKNQMFDAMWDVIRTMKEEGVISLATFVSVFGSYCEAGKFYEVTMTFDVMESYGVVPDVATVNSLLSAMCKENNETANAKALEFFEKVKTRIQLDGDSYAILLLACEKERNLVKAKSIFGEMVIRVGWGPQNLAAYEAFLNTLVHGSQVDEALKFLQVMKGKNCLPDLKFFSNALNVLVTQNDSANAITLWDMMVTSGLTPNLVMYNAMIALHCNNNEIDSAFQMLDSMPFFGVFADSLSYNLIFQCLIKNKKVKEAGKFFSEMIKNEQAPTPANCADAILMFFDGYDPEMAFEIWYYVKKESVTPNDDSANALLNGLASMGRITEMRRNADKMLKGRIKIYPSTMENLKIACFKEGRKGREIYEDIDKKWRS